Sequence from the Fragaria vesca subsp. vesca linkage group LG4, FraVesHawaii_1.0, whole genome shotgun sequence genome:
AAAACTTGACATCTCATTCGCTATGAAAAGTTGTAAAGCTAAATATAGCTATACGCCCACGCAAAGCCAATGTAATGACAATTTCATTCTTTCAAAGACCTAAAGGTATGAAAGATTGAGGCTTATTCTATTCCTACATAAGAAAGACACATCAAAAACGAAATCAGAATCTGCCAAGTTTCGTAGGTCAAATTCCATGGGACCTACATGAAATCTCACTCACTGGAAAATGGTGAAATTGGTCTCATTGGAAAGGCCTATGTGTCTACTTTTCAGGGACATAAACCATTTGATCATACATATCCTATTGAGTGAGTTATGGCTATTTTCGTAAAATATGATGAATCTATCCGAGAATCTGATTTTGCCATAACAGTCAACTTCGACGGGACTTTGTGAATAGCTCTTGACAAACCAGAATGTGTGTAATATACGGTTGGAAAGCTAAATGAGTTTAGTTTCCGAAACCGTTTACGGTTCATTCATACATATTTTTTAAAGGAAGTTACGGCTGTTCTAGTACCCGAAGGTCATGCTGCGCGGAAATCTAATTTCCAGTGTGAACTTATGTTTTGAGTTCACAAGTGTAAAAGATCATGTTTGAGGACAATACGGCATGATCTAGTTAATCATTGCCCAATGCCACATTTGATGACATGATTTAAGAGTATTGAAATGCTAAGTTATCGAAACTTCCGTGATTAGTAAGAATCAAGAATAGCCCTATGATTGATGTAGAGATCAGGGGGAGGTGCGAACTTCAAGGGGAGTCTAGCACATGTATGTCATTATCAAATGTGAATGGTGCGATTGTGTCATATCAACCCTGTTGTGCTCTTTTTCCCATAAACCAAGACTTTTGTCCCACTGGGTTTTTGCTTGGCATGGTTTTTAACGAGACAACATCGCATGCATCGTTTGTCTCTTGCAGAGATCATTGATCAACATGAAGTTGTTCATGAATGTGTTTGGTTAAGGTTAATTATTACACATGGCATACTTGCTTAAGTCTTGGTCTAAATCTACTTTTGAGAAACATGTGAAATGTCAGGACCCACCCCGAGTTTCACCCTGAAACCCGAAGTAAATTCTGCGGGGACCACCTTCAAGGAAAGTTTACTGAAAATTCGGCACAACCTCATTTGAAAATGGACAACTCTTCCTAATAAAACCTGCAAACACTTCTGAAAATTTAAATCCAACCATAAACTCCTGGAGCCTTCGTGCTCCCCAAATCACAACACCACCCAAATTAAATACTAACTTTAAACAAATCTCAAAACCAACCATTGATAGATTCAGAGCAATTCTAACTGAGAGGAAAAGAATTAAAAATTTAGAAATGAGCGGAAGCTATACTATTGACTATGCCTCTTCTCCATGTACGCCCGACCTCAACAAAGCAAACTGGCCAACTGGGCATTTTAAAATGAAGGGCCCAGGGGAAAACATTTGAAATTCGTTAGAGTGAGTGGACAAAAATAAATTAAAAAATATTTATGCATTCCCAATTTGAATTTCAAAGAAAATATACTGCATGCGGCAGCTCAAAAACTCTCAACTCATAAACTAGCAATTTTACGACTAGCTCCGGCTAGTCACCAACTCAAATAAAATGGAGCCTCTCAGGCTAAATTATATATAAACATATATTCGTATGTATTTACACCCGTCAGACTCCTTGTATGATGTATGAATCCTAGAAACAATTTAGAAAAATAGAGATTCATACAAGGCTACAACGTTGGCGTCTAACGCTCACGTTGCGCCATAATGGTATTTTTTCCTCATTATGATCGAAGAGGACGGTGTATTTATATACGTGTGGACTCCCTATATGAAAACCTAAATAAACCAGAAAAGAAAGTAGTTTTCATATAGGGCTATGACGCTTGTGTCTAACACTCACGTCACGCCATAATGACATTTTACCTCATTATGATGGACCAAGCACGTAGGGCTAGCTAGTATTTATATACATACTATACTCATAACATCCAATAAACATATCCATCGAAAATCTCATTTTCGGAATCTCTCCAAAGGAGGAAAATTGCCAAATAACCGAGAAATCAATAAGTCTCATTAGAAGAAATAAATGATCAACAAAATATTTCATCGCATGCTTTTCAATTAAAACAAAGGTCTACTCACAACTTTAGGCCTAAACCTGACGTCGATCCGAGGCTTCTTCTGCTCGGGCCTCCTCTCGCCCTGTTCCAAATATATAATTAATTTCCCACTAAAAATCCAATAATTAAACAAAATGGGCCAAATTAAACGTGAGCCTCCCACACACTCATCATTGCCCAACTTCACCATTCTTAACTCAAAATGGCTAAAACTTCTCCAAACATACCGGCAGCCCTAATTCAACCTTCCACAGATTAATGGCTTAAATCCTTCGGCCGGATTCTACATTATTCAACCGCTAAAAATACCACACTTCTGAAATTCATAACCCTATCCAAAACTCATCCAAAAATTCCATAATTCACTTCAATAAACTCCCATTAATATTTCAAATTTAAAAACATTAAAATCTCCCAACTGGCGGCGGCCGGAGGCTGATTCCGGCGACCTCCAATGCCTACCAAAATTCAACAGCAGCTTCCTCTCAACCCCCTCTACAACTTTCCTGACTAGCACAAACATCAATTTCAAGCCTAACTAGGACAATCGAACAAAAACATCACAAAAGCCCTAGAACTTCCACCTCAAATTTCTCCTTACCTGAAGCAAACAGGAGCGAGTCCTTTTAGGGAAAGGTAGCTGGGTTGGAGACCTTCAAAACCGTATATGGCTTGCCCGGATTGGTGGCCGGAGGAGGGAGCTCCTGCGACAACACAGTCGGCCCTTTGGGATGAGTTTCCCTCCGCTCGGCAGCGATGTGGCAGTGCTCACCGGCCAAGGATGAGAGAGGAGGAGATGCCGGTCCAGACGGGACCGGTGCGGTAGCCTTGCTCGGCCGGACGACGGTGGCGAGCGGAGGATTCCGGCAGAGGAGGAGAGAGCTCGGGAGGGGAAGGAAAAGAAAAGAGAGAAGAAGAAAAAGAGGAGAAGAAGAGAAGAAAAGAGGAAATAAAAATGGGGTTTGGGCCTCACTCACCAACCCGGCCCAACACCACAAATATTACCCAACTCCATCAATTTAACACCCCAAAACAAAATACCCTAATAAAAATTACTTTTTACTAGCTAAAATTTATCATTTTTACCGTCGTCATATTTTTCTCTTATGAATAATCCCCCGAAAAAACCCTCGTCCCCTAAACCCCTCTAGGGACCAATTAAACTATTACTTCCTTGACGGAGACAGTAAAATTCTTATTATAATCAAGCTAATAAATAAGGTAAAAATTTAAGGGTCGGGATGTGACATGAAAAGCATTGGAATGCAGCGTTGTCTCTCCGATTAAGATACTTATTAGGGGGAGCATCACATGATCGAGTTCTCAATGAAATATTTGGTGCGTTGTACTCTTGTCTCCTTCAACCAAGGTTCAGTTTTTCCCACATGGTTTTTGTTACTTGGCAAGGTTCAAGGCAACACCATATGCACCTTTCGGCATGTAGACACGCGACACAAGGAGGAGTGTTTTACGATATTTCATATGTGTGCTTTGGTCTTATGCAATCAGGATATGTAGTTAGATAAGACGATGTATTTTTTATTATTACCATATTGATATTTTGTAATTCCCTATGTCTCTCGTTCTCTATAGTTTATACTTGATCACAAAACAATTTTTAGTTGATTTTAATTGCCAGAGATCTTTTCTCCATTTGACTAAAAATGTAGGCTAGTTTTGAAACATAGACTATGATCTATGCAGTTTCTTTTTGACACTATCTAATTTCTTAAATAACACAATTCATAACGAATATGGACATTCGATGTCTAGAAGCTTCTTCGGTTTATTTTTCTTATTTTTTTATTTATTTTTATTTCTAATCCTTCCACTCAAAGAGAAAAAAAAAAACCTTTCAAAAAAGAAAAAGAAAAAAAGACAAACAAAAAAACAAAAAAACAATATAAAAACTTCGTTGTGTCTTTTCTGATACGAAACACTCTTATGTTGTGTTGAGCTCTGGAGTCATTCAGTCGGGGCACATTGTCGAATCAATGGCGGGCGTATCTCTGAAGTGCGGGGACTGTGGGGCTCTCCTCAGGTCTGTCGAGGAAGCCCAAGAGCACGCCGAGCTCACCTCCCACTCCAACTTCGCCGAGTCCACCGAGCCTGTTCTCAACCTCGTCTGCTCTACTTGCGGCAAACCATGCCGATCCAAAACTGTACGATTCCCACCCACCATTTTTTTTCTCTCAAGTTTTGATCTTTCGGCTTTTATATTGGATTTTCTCTTCTGGGTCGGTTGAATTTGAGTTCAATTTGGAAAACCCAATATAATGTTGTTGAATTGTTAGCGAAGTTTGAATCTTTATGAAGCGATATAGTATTATGTAGTATTGGATGAGTTTGAGATGTTTGGTACTGGATTAGAGAATTGAGTTGGATGATATGTTTGTGTTCAGAATGTTGAAAGCTATTTGTTTATTGGGGAATAAAGGAAACTAATTTAGATGGTTGTTTGCGGGTTTTGCATGTTTGATCATGAAGGAAAGTGATCTGCACACCAAAAGAACCGGGCACACTGAGTTTGCTGATAAGACTGCGGATGCAGCAAAGCCGATTAGTTTGGAGGTTCCGAAGGTGGCTTCTTCGGAGTCTGAAGATGTTGCTGCACCTAGCCAGACCGAAGGTACTTTTTCTTTTTAGTTAAAAGTATGGTATATTTTATAGGCTTTGGGGAGAATCATGAATCTGTTGCTTGGGTTTACCAAACGATGCTTCACGGTGTTTTGGCTGTTTGGAACTTCTTTGATTATGCAATTTGTACTTTCTTTGTGCCCTTTTGGCATGCCATCTTGGTGTTGTACAATGGAGTTAGGTTATTCCTGAAGGATTACAGTTGTTTCTTTGTAATAGCTGAAATTTTCTTACATAGGTATCCTTTTACATTGGTGTAATTTTCAATGTAGACTGTGGGTATGTTAAGAGCCTTACCTCAATGTAGACCTCTTTAACTGTTTAGCAGTGTGCATCATTCTTTTCCCTAGTTAAGGTATTTCAACACATTGTTTCCTTAAGAGTCTTTTCACCATGCATCATTCTGTTCTCGTGGTTGTTTCTTAAGAGTCTGTTAGAACTTCTTCACTAGGAAGGCTGTCAACTCTTATGCTTTTGTGGGTCTGGTTCAAAATTAATGGTTGTAACTGATCTAATCATTATTTTTTTCCATCTAGAAATGGTAGTTCCCGAGGTCGACAAAAATTTGCTTCAGGAACTAGAAGGAATGGGATTTTCAATAGAGCGGGCAACCCGTGCCCTTCACTATTCTGGTGAGCACTTTAAAAGAAATAATCATATATTTTCTTTTATTAAATTCCATTAACTTTTCATTGATGGGAGCTTCAATATTTTCTTTTGCCTGGTGGCTTTGTGTTCTTTCTACTTTTTCTGTGTTACATGATGATGTTGGTTGATAGTGGATGCTAACAATACTTATAATTGCTAATTGAAACATCGAAACCAATGAGAATCAACTGTTGGTATTACGAGAGTTTTCTGTTGTTTTATTTTAATTTTTCTTGTGGTTTGATATCAGCAAATCTTCTTGAACAAAATTCTATGGTCACCAACGAGGGTTAGTTGAAATCCTCAGGCTTGTTTCCGTCCCATATGGTCTTGAATTTGAACCCTCTCACAGTACCTACCTAGCTATTTGCTAGAGTTTCCTGTCTCCTAAAGATTGTAGGGTTTGGTGGGAGGCCCCAGTTTCGAGTTGGGGTCAATGTGTCGGTTTGGGAGATTCTTGGGTTTCAAACATAGGAGAAAGGAAAAAATACTGTCAAATGATAGAAATGCTATAGCATGATTTAAACCCTTGCCTTTCGAGCTTATTGATTTATCTGGAGATCTGTTTTGATGTTCCTCCTCATGTTTAGACCTAGCATCAATTGTTTATAGTTGCTACGGTTGTCCTTCCTATAATGATCACAAGTGGATTAAAACATATTATGTTTAGAAAGAAGAACTAGACAGAGAAGTCTAAGCTGTCCATTTAAGATAGAAACTCTAACCAGCATCAGAGGAAAGCACCAGAAGAACTAGAATTCATAAAATCTTTGCTTAATGTATCTCCTAATCCTTTTTGTTCTAGTTTTAAATGATTAATACAAAGCCTGGCTGAACTGTTAAAGCAATAATTAGCATTCAGCTACAACTGGAATTTTATTTGGTAAAACTTGCAAGTTGTATTCTGGTGTTGTCTTTATGTCAGTTTTTATTATTATTATTATTTTTTTACTCAAGTGAGAACTTTCGCAGTTTTCTCATTTTATTCGATATTGGGTTTTCTTTAGGTAATGCTAGCCTGGAGGCTGCAGTCAATTGGGTAGTTGAACATGAGAATGATATGGACATTGATGAGATGCCTATGGTAAGTTACCTTCATTTTGATCCTTTGATATGAATTCTCTCTCTCTCTCTCTCTCTCTCTCTCTGTGCACAGTGGCAAACCCATAGCGGAAAAAAAATTGGTATGTGCATATATCGCTGATGGCAAGAAAATATCTTCTACACTCATAAGAGTATCTATGATCATGAAATATAGTAATTGCTATTAATACAAGATACAAGTAAACTTGCTATTAAAATAATTTGTTGGAAATCCGACACTTATGGTACTGAAAATGTTGCCTGTGTTATCATCCCATGAGCTGCTTCTTTGTTTGCTTGCTATAGTGGTCTCCAACAATGTCAGATGTTATGAGATGACTTTGTTGCTAGTCCTTGAGGTGCTGTCTATTGAAATGGAGTGGGATATGTAGTTAGTTATGTGACTTTCATTTGCCTTGCACACAAAGAGTATGTTGAAAAATTGAAACTGGTATCCTAGAAGTTTGGTCTTGCACAAAACTTTGAATGAGGTGTCGGTATTGAGACTGAGGGAGGCTTTGGGAAAGCGCTTTGATTCCAAGAGGCTTTCTTGTGAATTGTAGATACAGTCTTGGTTTATACAAGATTGTGGAGAATATATATGATTGGGGTGCGTAGCTTGTTAACTTCACTGGACTCTTTGTTATGATTAGAGAAATTTGATGGGGATCTTTTGAGCCTCAGGGGTCTTAGCTCTTTGGTAGGAGAATCTATATTCTCCTCAAGTGTTTTGCAACTTCACTGGTTAATGACACAATCTACTAAGAATGTCAGAATCTTATTAGTGATTCTGGTTTTTTATGAGTTGCTTGGGATTGTAAGTCGAAATTGGAAGTTAAGTTGCAGGAGTTACTTCCTAAGAGAGTAAGTTTTTGCAAGTAAGTGAAGCATTTTGGGCATTTGCCTTGGACGTAATTGGGTCTTCCATTAAGGGTGAAAAGAAAAATTCTAAATGAAATGATTGGATGTTGAAGAGAGCTGTTTTGTCAAGTTCTAGGAGCTTCTCGTGGTTTGGTAGTTAGTAGTAAGTTTCTCCATTACCTTTTATTTGGAATCCCGAATACTGTATGTGGTTTAGAAAAGAAAGTTAATGCAAACAGTTTTGTGGTTTGGGGAGGCAAAATGGTTCACGTGAGCTGGGAGCTATTGTCTTGGTTTAGAGGTGTAGGATACGTTGGGAATTCAGTCAAACAGAACAAAACTCTTATTAGAAATAATCATGGAGTCCCTCGAGAAGGATATTTGGTTATTCGCTTTTGAAAGCAGACATGTGGGGAAACTTGGTTTACAGGCTAACAAATTCAGTATTGTGTTTTTCGTGTCCCTAATAAATTCTGTGTTTTTGGAGCCAATACTTCTTTCGTTTTGATTTTGTTTTGTACTAAGAATGTAAAGTTATGTTCATCCGTAATAAATAAAACTTGGCACCTTCAAACATTGGGTAATCTTTTATGTGATTGAATCCATGGTAGATTGATTTGGAATGCTAAAATACTTTTTAAGGCACAAAAACTATCATCAATTTTGTGTTTATGGAAAACTAAGCTTTTCTGATGTAATCAAAGGAAAAGGTCTAACTTTTTCATATCTCCTGAAGCAACATGGTTAAAGTGCCCATAAGCACTAATCACCCTTTTCTACACTGCGTTAACTTGTAGAACAAGATTTTTTGAGCAGGTTAGGTGGTACAAGTGTGTTTTTCTTTTAGAAGAGGAAAAGCTTGGGACTACAGTGCTGTATAATGGCAACTTTTGGGTGGTAGAGCAATCTAAAGTCTCTGAGATTATATAGTGGAAAATCTTATTAGACTGTAGTCACAGTACTAATAGTTATCAACTATTACTCTCTGAGTTGAGATAACAGACAGCACAAGATTTGTCATCTATTACTCTCTGAGTTGAGCTGGTGCTTTATTCTCTATATTGTTAGATTAAAAGCTGTTCTGCTGTAGTTTATGTGTCTCCTCTGTATCATTGTATTATTTTGTGTTTTATTTTTTCTGTTAGATGAAGTTGTTAAGATTGTTAGTTAATCAGAGTTATCTTTTGTTGCTGTGGTCAGAGAAAGATACCTTGAGTAAAATCTAAACCTTGCTTGTTTCTATGCTCTCAGGTACCAGTCAACTCTAAAGTTGAGGCTCCAAAACCTTCTCTCACACCAGAGCAATTGAAAGCCAAGCAACATGAGCTTAGGTAAATGCTTCTATGCATTATGAGTGTCATTTTTGAGATCATTTTAGCCATTACATCATCTTGAAATGGAAGAATTTGATGATGCTAGTTTTTGTCTGTCAAGGTATTTATCTCCTTTTTTATTTTTGAACAAGTTTTTCAGTTTCCTTTTGTGACTCCACATTAATTTCAAACTGAAGCTCCATTTCCAGTTTTCATTTTGTATCTGATAGACAATTTGAAGCTTCTTTTTCCCTAGGATGAAAATCGGATTCTGCAATGGTACTTAATAAAATAATAACCGGTTATTGTATCGTGAAGAAATACTCATGCTTATCAAATGCATGGGTATAAATACTAGGATATAATGTAATACGTTTTTCTTCTGGTCTTGCTTGTATTTTATTTTTGTTTTTTCCGCATATGAAATAAAGTTTGGTAAATAAGAATTCAGTCTGGTAAGCAATGATGGTTTTTTTTTTGGTAAAGATGGTTGGGACATTATGATCTTTTTCATTGATAAGATGAACATGTTGTTGAGCTCCCCATCTGTGTATGGCTTTTAGTTATTTAAGTGTCTATTCAAGCTTGCTTATTTAACACCACACATTCAACTTCTTGGGAATGAGATGGGTGCTTTGTGATGGCAATGTTTACTCCAATTGAATTCCAGATTTAGAATGTCTTCATGTGATTCCGTTTATTGACTGCTGAAATTGTGTACTTCCAACATCTGGATATGATCTCAAATGGTCTCTATGTTTGACTTTATATTGTATTTATGGTATTATGAGATAAATTCCGAGCCTTTTTCTGTAAGATCCTCTATGCTTTAGGTTATGTTTTTATTGATAATATTGTTTTGGGTCATACTCATGTTTGAAAATTCGTTAGTTCTTCTTATTGCTTTTTAGTATTTAATATTATTGTCTAGTAAAGTTTTTTATTCAATGAATCTGAAGGGAGAAGGCACGGAAGAAAAAAGAAGAAGAAGAGAAGAGAATGGAAAGAGAAAGAGAAAAGGTACTTCTAAAATGTCTTTGTTGTTTATTCCCTCATTACAGAAGTAAATTCAAATTTTTCTCATTTCTGAGCTGCATCCGTGTGGTACTTCCATTGTGAAAGAGCTGCAGTCCGATTGTAGAGAATCTAGTTTTTTCCTCCATTTTGTACTGTTTGTTCACGTGTTATAATCTAAATAGTATGTCATTACATTCTCAAAAGGATATGCAGTTTTGAGAAATAAATAACTGAATTTAAATTTTTCCATAACATTGCTCATTGAATGCGTTCATTTTTTCATTTTTTTGTTGTCGCCCTGCATCAAGGAGAACATATTTGATGATTGATTCCTTTGTTTTTGCAGGAGAGGATTCGAGTGGGCAAGGAACTCCTAGAAGCGAAGAGGATAGAAGAAGATAATGAAAGAAAACGGTTTATCTTCTCCCACTACATCTTTTGAATTATATTGTGATTGTGGCTCAAACTACCTTAAATGATCTTCTTACGTTACTTGCACGCATCTTCCATCGGGATGGAAATGTGCTTTTTTCTTTACTAGGATTTTGGCCTTAAGGAAAGCTGAGAAAGAAGAAGAGAAAAGAGCCAGGGAGAGGATTCGTCAAAAACTGGAAGAAGATAAGGTAGATAATCTATTTATAATCAAGTTTAATCTGATCTTATCATACATGCTATTCTTAGATTTTGGTTCTTTGACTATTCTCCTAATGTATTACTCTAGCAGAGTGGTAGTGAAGCTCACCAACAGTATGTCTTTTATATTAAGCTTGTGAAGTGTACCTGCAGAAGAAAACTTTATTCGATATAATAAACAGAAAAACAAAATAGGGGGGATAGTTATTTTTTGTTTTTTGTTTTGTAAATTCCTAGTGTTAACGAGGGCATTGAGAGAAAAAGAAGAAGGTAGATTTATGAGGGCATTGAGAAAAAAGA
This genomic interval carries:
- the LOC101302546 gene encoding uncharacterized protein LOC101302546, coding for MAGVSLKCGDCGALLRSVEEAQEHAELTSHSNFAESTEPVLNLVCSTCGKPCRSKTESDLHTKRTGHTEFADKTADAAKPISLEVPKVASSESEDVAAPSQTEEMVVPEVDKNLLQELEGMGFSIERATRALHYSGNASLEAAVNWVVEHENDMDIDEMPMVPVNSKVEAPKPSLTPEQLKAKQHELREKARKKKEEEEKRMEREREKERIRVGKELLEAKRIEEDNERKRILALRKAEKEEEKRARERIRQKLEEDKAERRRKLGLPPEDPSTTKPSAPVVEEKKMSLPVRPATKAEQMRECLRSLKQNHKEDDAKVKRAFQTLLTFVGNVVKNPDEEKFRKIRLTNQPFQDRVGSLTGGIQFLELCGFEKMEGGEFLFLARDKVDMAVLHSAGSEIDSAIKNPFFGVL